In Arcobacter ellisii, a genomic segment contains:
- the cobA gene encoding uroporphyrinogen-III C-methyltransferase gives MSKVYLTGAGPGDVELLTLKAVRVIKNADVLIYDRLVNPEILELAKKSCELIYVGKEDKKHTLPQEEINELIYQASLKYENVVRLKGGDPFVFGRGGEEALYLHDRNIQFEIIPGITSAIAVPAYAGIPVTHRGITTSFRVVTGHENPKKKISQIEWETFLNDETIVFLMGYHNLELITSKLITLGKRKNYPCAVISKGTTKEQKVVVGTLENIVEKSYGLETPVMIVIGEVVNLKEKINWFNI, from the coding sequence ATGTCAAAAGTTTATCTAACTGGAGCAGGTCCAGGAGATGTGGAATTACTAACACTAAAAGCTGTAAGAGTTATAAAAAATGCAGATGTTTTAATTTATGATAGATTGGTAAACCCAGAAATTTTAGAACTTGCAAAAAAATCTTGCGAATTAATTTATGTAGGGAAAGAGGACAAAAAACATACTCTTCCTCAAGAAGAAATAAACGAACTAATTTATCAAGCTTCCCTTAAATACGAAAATGTTGTAAGACTAAAAGGTGGTGACCCTTTTGTTTTTGGAAGAGGTGGAGAAGAAGCTTTATACTTACATGATAGAAACATCCAATTTGAAATTATCCCTGGAATTACATCTGCTATTGCTGTTCCAGCATATGCAGGAATTCCAGTAACTCATAGGGGAATAACAACTTCTTTTAGAGTAGTAACAGGACATGAAAATCCAAAGAAAAAAATCTCTCAAATAGAGTGGGAAACTTTTTTAAATGATGAAACCATAGTTTTTTTAATGGGTTATCATAATTTAGAATTAATCACTTCAAAACTAATAACTTTGGGAAAAAGAAAAAATTATCCTTGTGCAGTTATTTCAAAAGGGACAACAAAAGAGCAAAAAGTAGTTGTTGGAACTTTAGAAAATATTGTTGAAAAATCCTATGGATTAGAAACACCTGTGATGATTGTAATAGGTGAAGTTGTAAATTTAAAAGAAAAAATCAATTGGTTCAATATTTAG
- a CDS encoding type IV pili methyl-accepting chemotaxis transducer N-terminal domain-containing protein — MNKNKISTKIKSLGILFFVLMLSVIATTIYLNNKNKKDALIINIAGKQRMLTQNISKNIFYLSQHKNSSFVELENSTTEFIYNLNSLKEGNELSEIQKAPTKEIANQIMKIEILWKSFFQNIVDFKELINKNDSSSKNSLENIIDLIYTTNPVLLEEVDKLVYMYTIYSEEKTNDIRYMQYFFALLIVILIIYGFIQLKSMEENAKKFLEESKKIVEQNVTKPLTPIKIEGENEIVEATQTINCFIEKINSVMNYSADAIEQSKNASLKLEELTDEFGKIIYDLTNSADISKQLNRSEDIVIQSQEYLINSTKRLQELKKELDKILKSCNNSVSSEA; from the coding sequence ATGAATAAAAATAAAATCAGTACAAAAATAAAATCATTAGGGATTCTATTTTTTGTTTTAATGCTAAGTGTAATAGCAACAACTATTTACCTAAATAACAAAAATAAAAAAGATGCTTTGATTATAAATATTGCAGGGAAGCAAAGAATGTTGACTCAAAATATTTCAAAAAATATTTTTTATTTATCTCAACATAAAAATTCATCTTTTGTAGAACTTGAAAACTCAACAACAGAATTTATTTATAATCTAAACTCTTTAAAAGAGGGAAATGAACTATCAGAAATACAAAAAGCTCCAACAAAAGAGATTGCAAATCAAATTATGAAAATTGAAATTTTATGGAAAAGTTTTTTTCAAAATATTGTTGATTTTAAAGAATTAATAAATAAGAATGATTCCTCTTCAAAAAATTCATTAGAAAATATCATAGATTTGATTTATACAACAAATCCAGTTTTATTAGAAGAAGTTGATAAATTAGTTTATATGTACACAATTTACAGTGAAGAAAAAACTAATGATATAAGATATATGCAATACTTTTTTGCACTTTTAATAGTGATATTAATAATTTATGGCTTTATACAATTAAAATCTATGGAAGAAAATGCTAAAAAATTCCTAGAAGAATCTAAAAAAATTGTTGAACAAAATGTAACTAAACCATTAACTCCTATAAAAATTGAAGGGGAAAATGAGATTGTTGAAGCAACACAAACTATAAATTGTTTTATTGAAAAAATAAATTCTGTTATGAATTATTCAGCAGATGCAATTGAACAATCAAAAAATGCCTCTTTAAAACTTGAAGAGTTAACAGATGAATTTGGTAAAATCATTTATGATTTAACAAATTCAGCAGATATTTCAAAACAATTAAATAGAAGTGAAGATATTGTTATTCAATCTCAAGAGTATCTAATAAATTCAACAAAAAGACTTCAAGAATTAAAAAAAGAGTTAGATAAAATCTTAAAATCTTGTAATAATTCAGTATCTTCTGAAGCTTAA
- a CDS encoding Crp/Fnr family transcriptional regulator: MNLLETIRKISFFNSLDEEEIGLISSISTVSKYESNSILFYESDTKNHLLFLVEGLIKIYKYDKFGNEIFLYHIYKNSMISELSSLKSTEIYCFSNAEFIEDSVILSVNFEKLHEHFLSKNILLTELMEVLLDKTHQLQCIVNRELVFDATAKVAFMLKNDLEMFNKLKRQEVSFMLHIQPETLSRVLKRLSRDNIISIENGDVLINDEESLISIFKGVGV, translated from the coding sequence GTGAATTTACTTGAAACCATCAGAAAAATAAGTTTTTTTAATAGTTTAGATGAAGAAGAAATAGGATTAATATCTTCAATTTCAACTGTTTCTAAATATGAAAGTAACTCTATATTATTTTATGAGAGTGATACAAAAAACCATCTTCTTTTTTTAGTTGAAGGTTTAATTAAAATATATAAATATGATAAATTTGGAAATGAAATTTTTTTATATCATATTTACAAAAACTCCATGATTAGTGAACTCTCCTCTTTAAAATCTACAGAGATTTATTGTTTTTCAAATGCAGAATTTATAGAAGATTCAGTGATTTTATCTGTAAATTTTGAAAAGCTTCATGAACACTTTTTATCAAAAAATATTTTATTAACTGAATTAATGGAAGTTTTATTAGATAAAACCCATCAATTACAATGTATCGTAAATAGAGAATTAGTATTTGATGCAACTGCAAAAGTGGCGTTTATGCTAAAAAATGATTTAGAAATGTTTAATAAACTAAAAAGACAAGAGGTCTCTTTTATGTTACATATTCAACCTGAGACCCTATCAAGAGTTTTAAAAAGATTATCAAGAGATAACATAATTTCTATAGAAAATGGCGATGTATTAATAAATGATGAAGAGAGTTTAATCTCTATCTTCAAAGGAGTTGGAGTATGA
- a CDS encoding glycosyl transferase — protein MNFKKYIKAVGTGVKGNRDLSKDEVFDATENILLNRATQAQIGAFLIGWRTKLETNEELSGAIEALRKYIKFKKVEDSIELGYSFDGRCENPFLFPLFENILEEFYKKNSDVRRLNLVISGDYLQPAKVGLTTKEIYQNIDKGQYIHFFDRVEYLKELSDITSLRHELGLRTAFNTVEKLLNPALSEYGVTTAFHKPYVQKYLEIFAPYFKEVVVVKASEGSPEVFKDGKYWKMKDTQIVEESFSLKDFGVNYSKEFENITLEESLNIVKNPDDEILKLAKFNVALYLLFSNRVTSLDEAWQRLN, from the coding sequence ATGAATTTTAAAAAATATATAAAAGCTGTGGGGACAGGTGTAAAAGGTAATAGAGATTTATCAAAAGATGAAGTTTTTGATGCAACTGAAAATATTTTATTAAATAGAGCAACACAGGCTCAAATAGGAGCTTTTTTAATTGGTTGGAGAACAAAACTTGAAACAAATGAAGAGTTAAGTGGAGCAATTGAAGCTTTAAGAAAATATATAAAATTTAAAAAAGTAGAAGACTCAATTGAACTTGGATATTCATTTGATGGAAGATGTGAAAATCCATTTTTATTCCCTTTATTTGAAAATATTTTAGAAGAGTTTTATAAAAAGAATTCAGATGTTAGAAGATTGAATTTAGTAATTTCAGGAGATTATCTACAACCTGCAAAAGTTGGACTTACAACAAAAGAGATTTATCAAAATATTGACAAAGGTCAATACATACATTTTTTTGATAGGGTAGAATACTTAAAAGAGTTAAGTGACATTACATCTTTACGACATGAATTAGGTTTAAGAACTGCATTTAATACAGTTGAAAAACTTTTAAATCCAGCTTTGAGTGAATATGGTGTGACAACAGCATTTCATAAACCTTATGTACAAAAATATTTAGAGATTTTTGCACCATATTTTAAAGAAGTAGTAGTTGTAAAGGCAAGTGAAGGAAGTCCTGAAGTATTTAAAGATGGAAAATATTGGAAAATGAAAGATACTCAAATCGTTGAAGAGAGTTTTTCTTTAAAAGATTTTGGAGTTAATTATTCTAAAGAGTTTGAAAATATCACTTTAGAAGAGTCTTTAAATATTGTAAAAAATCCTGACGATGAGATTTTAAAACTTGCAAAATTTAATGTGGCTTTATATCTTTTATTTTCAAATAGAGTTACTTCATTAGATGAAGCGTGGCAAAGATTAAATTAA
- the moaA gene encoding GTP 3',8-cyclase MoaA, with product MLIDGFGRKVDYLRVSVTERCNFRCQYCMPEKPFSWVPKENLLSYEDLFKFIKVSIDEGIKKVRITGGEPLLREGLDIFIKMVFDYKNDIDLALTTNGFLLPRVAKKLKDAGLKRINISLDTLDHATAAKMAQKDVLETVLEGIQAADDAGLKIKINCVPVKGINDKDVLEVLEFCRKKGYVVRFIEFMENYHAKDSIKGLNSDELKAIISSKYPDFEMVPRDTSSPAQYYRFEDGYEFGIIEPHKDDFCSACNRIRLTAEGYLIPCLYFEDAMSIKDAVQNNRIDEAVDILKKVLQNKPEKNKWSVKDDNEVSTRAFYQTGG from the coding sequence ATGTTAATAGATGGATTTGGAAGAAAGGTTGATTATCTAAGGGTTTCAGTAACTGAAAGATGTAATTTTAGATGTCAATACTGTATGCCAGAAAAACCTTTTTCTTGGGTTCCAAAAGAGAACCTTCTTTCGTATGAAGATTTATTCAAATTTATAAAAGTTTCAATAGATGAAGGAATAAAAAAAGTAAGAATAACAGGTGGAGAACCACTTTTAAGAGAAGGTTTGGATATTTTTATAAAAATGGTATTTGATTATAAAAATGATATTGATTTAGCTTTAACAACAAATGGATTTTTACTTCCAAGAGTTGCAAAAAAACTAAAAGATGCAGGATTAAAAAGAATAAATATTTCACTTGATACTTTAGATCATGCAACAGCTGCTAAAATGGCGCAAAAAGATGTATTAGAAACTGTTTTAGAAGGAATTCAAGCAGCTGATGATGCAGGACTTAAAATAAAAATAAATTGTGTTCCTGTAAAAGGAATAAATGATAAAGATGTTCTTGAGGTTTTAGAGTTTTGTAGAAAAAAAGGTTATGTTGTTAGATTTATTGAGTTTATGGAAAATTATCATGCAAAAGATAGTATTAAAGGGTTAAACTCAGATGAATTAAAAGCAATTATCTCTTCAAAATATCCAGATTTTGAAATGGTTCCAAGGGACACAAGTTCTCCTGCTCAATATTATAGATTTGAAGATGGATATGAATTTGGAATAATTGAACCACATAAAGATGATTTTTGTTCTGCTTGTAATCGTATTAGATTAACAGCAGAGGGGTATTTAATTCCTTGTTTATATTTTGAAGATGCAATGAGTATAAAAGATGCTGTTCAAAATAATAGAATAGATGAAGCAGTTGATATTTTAAAAAAAGTTTTACAAAATAAACCAGAAAAAAATAAGTGGTCAGTAAAAGATGATAATGAAGTTTCAACAAGAGCTTTTTATCAAACAGGTGGATAA
- a CDS encoding sodium-dependent bicarbonate transport family permease codes for MDLSLIAQNILNPPILFFFLGMLAVFLKSDLTIPQPLPKLFSLYLLIAIGLHGGYELSKSGLDLYILKALCLAIFMAILVPIYSFFILRVKLDTYNSVALAATYGSISAVTFITGITYLQTIGVEYGGFMVAAMTLMESPAIVIGLVFAALFTKKDNNSSSTNWKEIFKEAFLNPSVFLLMGALIIGILTGEKGWTSMEPLFGALFKGILAFFLLDMGLVAAKRIYELKKLGYFLIAFAILMPIFNATVAMGLGYYFEISKGDAFLLALLSGSASYIAVPAAMRLSVPEANPGIYLPLSLAITFPFNISIGIPLYYFLINLFWS; via the coding sequence ATGGACTTAAGTTTAATAGCCCAGAATATTTTAAATCCGCCGATTTTATTCTTTTTTTTGGGAATGTTAGCTGTATTTTTAAAATCAGATTTAACCATTCCCCAACCTCTTCCTAAACTCTTCTCTTTGTATCTATTGATTGCTATTGGTTTACATGGTGGTTATGAATTATCAAAAAGTGGTTTAGATTTATATATTTTAAAAGCTCTTTGTTTAGCTATTTTTATGGCTATTTTAGTACCTATTTATAGTTTTTTTATTTTAAGAGTAAAACTTGATACTTATAATTCAGTTGCACTTGCAGCTACTTATGGTTCTATTAGTGCAGTTACTTTTATAACTGGAATTACATATTTACAAACAATTGGTGTTGAATATGGTGGTTTTATGGTCGCTGCTATGACTTTAATGGAATCGCCAGCTATTGTGATAGGTCTTGTATTTGCAGCACTTTTTACAAAAAAAGATAACAACTCATCTTCAACAAATTGGAAAGAGATATTTAAAGAAGCTTTTTTAAATCCATCTGTTTTTTTACTAATGGGAGCTTTAATTATAGGAATTTTAACAGGTGAAAAAGGTTGGACTTCAATGGAGCCACTTTTTGGAGCTTTATTTAAAGGAATACTTGCATTTTTCCTTTTAGATATGGGACTTGTTGCAGCAAAAAGAATTTATGAACTAAAAAAACTAGGATATTTCTTAATCGCTTTTGCAATATTAATGCCAATATTTAATGCAACTGTGGCAATGGGCTTAGGATACTATTTCGAAATATCAAAAGGAGATGCTTTTTTACTTGCACTTTTAAGTGGAAGTGCTTCATATATAGCAGTTCCAGCAGCTATGAGATTATCAGTTCCTGAAGCAAATCCAGGAATTTATCTTCCTTTGAGTTTAGCAATTACTTTTCCTTTTAATATCTCAATTGGAATTCCTTTATACTACTTTTTAATAAATCTTTTTTGGAGCTAA
- a CDS encoding P-II family nitrogen regulator — protein MKNMKKIEVIVESVYLSRLLDLFKQKGITGYTIIRDIEGCGGHGLKMADEVTDVFSNNYIFTVCNEEKFLFMIEDIRAFIKKYGGKCIITDVMLLQ, from the coding sequence ATGAAAAATATGAAAAAAATCGAAGTTATAGTTGAGTCGGTTTATTTAAGTAGATTATTAGATTTATTTAAACAAAAAGGAATTACAGGTTACACAATCATACGAGATATTGAGGGTTGTGGAGGACATGGTCTAAAAATGGCTGATGAAGTTACTGATGTATTTAGTAATAACTATATTTTTACAGTTTGCAATGAAGAGAAATTTTTATTTATGATAGAAGATATTAGAGCTTTTATAAAAAAATATGGTGGTAAATGTATTATCACAGATGTTATGTTATTACAATAA
- a CDS encoding 5-(carboxyamino)imidazole ribonucleotide synthase has product MDKNFNYSSLKLGIIGGGQLGKIMSQKAKKMGFHVTILDPTINCPAAQVSDRQIVGGFYDKEKLTQLVKECDVTTFELEHIDTQVLKELYDKDYRIFPSPYVMELIQDKYEQKKLLDEKGIPVPKYKSVQTKEDLISFGLPVIQKAKKGGYDGKGVMLLKTEEDLENCIKVESFIEELVDIDKELAIIVARNIEGQIAAYPVVEMLFDERVNICDIVMAPARISEEIEKKAKEIAIKSIEVLDGVGIFGVEMFLTKQGRILLNEIAPRPHNSGHYTFESCATSQFEQIIRAVTNLPLGSTKLISPSVMVNLLGEEGYEGEPFIEGIHDALEIPELSFHFYGKKETKPFRKMGHITVLDENLDVALKKALKAKDILKIKGSKKI; this is encoded by the coding sequence ATGGATAAAAACTTCAATTACTCTAGTTTAAAACTAGGTATTATTGGTGGGGGGCAATTAGGTAAAATTATGTCTCAAAAAGCAAAAAAGATGGGATTTCATGTAACTATTTTAGACCCAACAATAAATTGTCCAGCAGCTCAAGTTTCAGATAGACAAATAGTTGGTGGCTTTTATGATAAAGAAAAATTAACTCAACTTGTAAAAGAATGTGATGTTACAACTTTTGAGTTAGAACATATTGATACTCAAGTTTTAAAAGAGTTGTATGATAAAGATTATAGAATTTTTCCATCTCCTTATGTTATGGAGTTAATTCAAGATAAATATGAACAAAAAAAACTTCTTGATGAAAAAGGAATTCCAGTTCCAAAATATAAAAGTGTACAAACAAAAGAAGATTTAATAAGTTTTGGTTTGCCAGTTATTCAAAAAGCCAAAAAAGGTGGATATGACGGTAAAGGTGTAATGCTTTTAAAAACCGAAGAAGATTTAGAAAATTGTATTAAAGTTGAATCTTTTATTGAAGAGTTAGTGGATATAGATAAAGAGTTAGCAATTATAGTTGCAAGAAATATTGAAGGTCAAATAGCAGCTTATCCAGTAGTAGAAATGCTTTTTGATGAGAGAGTAAATATCTGTGATATTGTTATGGCACCTGCTAGAATTAGTGAAGAGATAGAAAAAAAAGCAAAAGAGATAGCAATAAAATCAATTGAAGTTTTAGATGGGGTTGGAATTTTTGGTGTGGAGATGTTTTTAACAAAACAAGGTAGAATTTTATTAAATGAAATTGCTCCAAGACCTCATAATTCAGGACATTACACCTTTGAATCATGTGCAACTTCACAGTTTGAACAAATAATCAGAGCAGTTACAAATCTTCCATTGGGTTCAACAAAACTGATTTCCCCATCAGTTATGGTAAATCTTTTAGGTGAAGAAGGATATGAGGGAGAGCCTTTTATTGAAGGAATTCATGATGCTTTAGAAATTCCTGAGTTATCTTTTCATTTTTATGGAAAAAAAGAGACAAAACCATTTAGAAAAATGGGACATATTACAGTTTTAGATGAAAATCTTGATGTTGCACTAAAAAAAGCTTTAAAAGCAAAAGATATATTAAAAATTAAAGGGAGTAAAAAAATATGA
- the purE gene encoding 5-(carboxyamino)imidazole ribonucleotide mutase encodes MKKPLVGIIMGSDSDLPVMKEAAKMCEYFGIEYEVSVVSAHRTPQRLFKYSKEADKRGIRVIIAGAGGAAHLPGMVASITPLPVIGVPVKTSSLEGMDSLLSIVQMPGGVPVATVAINNAKNAGILAAQILGVKDKEIRKKIKDYKKEMKEEVEKKAEKLEEIEYAEYLKLMGK; translated from the coding sequence ATGAAAAAACCATTAGTTGGAATTATTATGGGAAGTGATTCAGACCTTCCAGTTATGAAAGAAGCTGCAAAAATGTGTGAGTATTTTGGAATAGAGTATGAAGTTTCAGTGGTTTCTGCTCATAGAACTCCACAAAGATTATTTAAGTATTCAAAAGAGGCTGATAAAAGAGGAATTAGAGTAATAATCGCAGGAGCTGGTGGGGCTGCACATTTACCAGGAATGGTAGCTTCAATTACGCCACTTCCAGTTATTGGTGTTCCTGTTAAAACTTCATCTTTAGAGGGAATGGATTCACTTTTATCAATTGTTCAAATGCCAGGAGGAGTTCCTGTTGCTACAGTTGCTATTAATAATGCAAAAAATGCAGGAATTTTAGCAGCTCAAATATTGGGTGTTAAAGATAAAGAGATTAGAAAAAAGATTAAAGATTATAAAAAAGAGATGAAAGAAGAAGTTGAGAAAAAAGCAGAAAAATTAGAAGAAATAGAGTATGCTGAATATTTAAAACTTATGGGAAAATAA
- the rpsO gene encoding 30S ribosomal protein S15: protein MALDQEVKAAIIAKYGKKDGDTGSSEVQIALLTEQIKILTEHLKVFKKDHSSRLGLLKMVGKRKRLLAYLRRTNYAGFVELVASLGIRAK from the coding sequence ATGGCTTTAGATCAGGAAGTAAAAGCAGCTATAATTGCAAAATACGGAAAAAAAGATGGTGATACAGGTTCATCAGAAGTTCAAATTGCTTTATTAACAGAGCAAATTAAAATTTTAACTGAACACTTAAAAGTTTTCAAAAAAGATCACTCTTCAAGATTAGGTCTTTTAAAAATGGTTGGTAAAAGAAAAAGATTATTAGCTTATTTAAGAAGAACAAACTATGCTGGATTCGTAGAATTAGTAGCTTCTTTAGGAATTAGAGCTAAATAA
- a CDS encoding RrF2 family transcriptional regulator: MLLTKKSEYALLSLICIAKSDEPMNVDVLSKELDISKSFLAKIMQNLAKHELVISHRGVNGGFALKKSWEEITILEIVEAAEERMPMVFECAPSAQSCPNHKAMSCTIWPLLNNLQFKVNDFLAKLTLKDIA, translated from the coding sequence ATGTTATTAACAAAAAAAAGTGAATATGCATTACTATCATTAATCTGCATTGCAAAAAGCGATGAGCCTATGAATGTAGATGTTTTATCAAAAGAGTTAGATATATCAAAATCATTTTTAGCAAAGATTATGCAAAATTTGGCAAAACATGAATTAGTTATTTCACACAGAGGTGTAAATGGTGGATTTGCACTTAAAAAATCTTGGGAAGAGATAACGATACTTGAAATTGTAGAAGCAGCAGAAGAGAGAATGCCTATGGTATTTGAGTGTGCTCCGTCTGCTCAAAGTTGCCCAAATCATAAAGCTATGTCTTGTACAATTTGGCCTTTATTAAACAATCTTCAATTTAAAGTGAATGATTTTTTAGCTAAATTAACTTTAAAAGATATTGCTTAA
- a CDS encoding DHH family phosphoesterase encodes MKLFHISHTDLDGYGCQLITKEFFKEGYFYNANYGIEVKLTIKKVLEDIKNFKDEEILFLISDLNLTFQESTDLDVDINKMIAEGYKIKLQLLDHHISGKKSAENFYWYFLDDKRCATKIVYDYMFEEFEGFDCTTSAWLKPLVDAINAVDIWLENEIKNFEFGKVLMSMVTKVKEINNILFADQNRELKFYLLKEASKFLDEVDGHIKLDNEIHFMKKEFLKLSHKDDTLDNLSAKFLVKTLEDVKEELTVLYKGQKGLLTYCLGSISIPANAFLKENPDYDFFIDINKKGNASFRADGKLDVSILATKLANGGGHVNASGGKFEDFKETIDFQEVRNYIQNKLDKL; translated from the coding sequence ATGAAACTTTTTCATATTTCTCATACTGATTTAGATGGATATGGATGTCAATTAATCACAAAAGAGTTCTTTAAAGAAGGCTATTTCTATAATGCAAATTATGGAATAGAAGTAAAATTAACAATAAAAAAAGTTTTGGAAGATATAAAAAATTTTAAAGATGAAGAGATACTTTTTTTAATTAGTGATTTGAACTTAACTTTTCAAGAATCAACTGATTTAGATGTTGATATCAATAAAATGATAGCAGAGGGTTATAAAATTAAACTTCAACTATTAGACCATCATATAAGTGGAAAAAAAAGTGCTGAAAATTTCTATTGGTATTTTTTAGATGATAAAAGATGTGCTACAAAAATAGTTTATGATTATATGTTTGAGGAGTTTGAAGGTTTTGACTGTACAACAAGTGCTTGGTTAAAACCATTAGTTGATGCAATTAATGCAGTTGATATTTGGCTAGAAAATGAAATCAAAAATTTCGAATTTGGAAAAGTTTTAATGTCAATGGTAACAAAAGTAAAAGAGATTAATAATATTTTATTTGCAGACCAAAATAGAGAATTAAAATTTTATCTGTTAAAAGAGGCATCAAAATTTTTAGATGAAGTTGATGGACATATAAAACTTGACAATGAAATTCATTTTATGAAAAAAGAGTTTTTAAAACTAAGCCATAAAGATGATACCTTAGATAATTTAAGTGCAAAATTTTTAGTTAAAACTTTAGAAGATGTAAAAGAGGAATTAACTGTTCTTTACAAAGGACAAAAAGGTTTATTAACTTATTGTTTAGGTTCTATTTCAATTCCTGCAAATGCATTTTTAAAAGAAAATCCTGATTATGACTTTTTTATTGATATAAATAAAAAAGGAAATGCTTCATTTAGAGCAGATGGAAAACTTGATGTTTCAATTTTAGCTACAAAACTTGCAAATGGTGGTGGACACGTAAATGCAAGTGGTGGAAAATTTGAAGATTTCAAAGAAACAATTGATTTCCAAGAAGTAAGAAACTATATTCAAAATAAATTAGATAAACTCTAA
- a CDS encoding CoA-binding protein, with protein sequence MECEFPTVNSKSEEILEIFKNTKTIAIAGLSPDSDKASNMVAVYLQNAGFKIVPVYPKEETILGEKVYRSISEIPFKIDMVDIFRKPDAIAQIVDEAIKRGDVDTVWFQLGLVNNEAASKAKEAGLKVVQNKCTKIEHRNLF encoded by the coding sequence ATGGAGTGCGAATTCCCAACTGTAAATTCAAAAAGTGAAGAAATATTAGAAATTTTTAAAAATACAAAAACTATAGCAATAGCTGGACTTTCACCAGATTCTGACAAAGCTTCGAATATGGTTGCAGTTTATTTACAAAATGCAGGATTTAAAATTGTTCCAGTTTATCCTAAAGAAGAGACTATTTTAGGTGAAAAAGTTTATAGAAGTATAAGTGAAATACCTTTTAAAATTGATATGGTTGATATTTTTAGAAAACCTGATGCAATTGCTCAAATTGTTGATGAAGCAATAAAAAGAGGAGATGTTGATACAGTTTGGTTTCAACTTGGACTTGTAAATAATGAAGCAGCTTCAAAAGCAAAAGAGGCGGGTTTAAAAGTTGTACAAAATAAATGTACAAAGATAGAGCATAGAAATCTATTTTAA